One segment of Cololabis saira isolate AMF1-May2022 chromosome 9, fColSai1.1, whole genome shotgun sequence DNA contains the following:
- the prlhr2a gene encoding prolactin releasing hormone receptor 2a — protein MEGAGSGWAAELTPPCVVCNISGNDTGPVYEVALQNSSSERFPQFVGVELLQSFKLLIIPCYTFVALVGIFGNYLLLYVICRTRKMHNVTNFFIGNLAFSDMLMCATCVPFTLAYAFNPHGWVFGRFMCYLVYLIQPVTVYVSVFTLTAIGVDRYYATVHPLKKRISVLACTYLLSGIWLLSCGLVAPAVAHTYHVEFKKEGFIICEEFWMGQERERLVYAYSTLLITYVLPLSALCISYLCISVKLRSCVIPGHHTQSQAEAQRMRKRKTFRLVSLVVAAFGICWMPINVFNILRDIDIDLIDKRYFLLIQLLCHLCAMSSSCCNPFLYAWLHDRFRAELRKMFTCRRRIGIAANNCPTASVVL, from the exons ATGGAGGGCGCAGGCAGCGGCTGGGCAGCCGAGCTCACCCCTCCATGTGTAGTGTGTAATATAAGTGGCAATGACACAGGTCCTGTGTATGAGGTGGCGCTGCAGAACAGCTCCTCTGAGCGCTTCCCTCAGTTTGTgggtgtggagctgctgcagtccTTCAAGCTGCTCATCATCCCCTGCTACAcgtttgtggctctagtgggcATCTTTGGCAACTATCTGCTCCTCTATGTCATCTGCCGCACTCGCAAGATGCACAATGTCACCAACTTCTTCATCGGAAACCTGGCTTTCTCTGACATGCTGATGTGTGCCACATGTGTCCCCTTCACGCTGGCGTACGCCTTCAACCCTCACGGCTGGGTGTTTGGCCGCTTCATGTGCTACCTGGTGTACCTCATCCAGCCAGTGACGGTGTATGTGTCAGTTTTCACACTCACTGCCATCGGTGTGGACAG ATACTATGCCACAGTGCACCCACTGAAGAAGCGCATCTCAGTATTGGCGTGCACCTACCTTTTGTCTGGGATCTGGCTGCTGTCCTGCGGTCTGGTGGCCCCGGCCGTGGCCCACACCTACCATGTGGAGTTTAAGAAAGAAGGCTTCATCATCTGTGAGGAGTTCTGGATGGGTCAAGAGAGGGAGCGGCTGGTTTACGCCTACAGCACCCTCTTAATCACCTATGTCCTGCCTCTATCTGCTCTCTGCATCTCTTACTTGTGCATCTCAGTCAAACTCCGCAGCTGCGTCATACCTGGCCACcacacccagagccaggcggagGCTCAGCGCATGCGCAAGCGCAAGACGTTCCGGCTGGTGAGTCTGGTGGTGGCAGCCTTTGGCATCTGCTGGATGCCCATCAACGTGTTCAACATTTTGCGTGACATAGATATCGATTTGATTGACAAGCGCTACTTCCTGCTCATCCAGCTTCTCTGTCACCTCTGTGCCATGAGTTCATCTTGCTGCAACCCTTTCCTCTACGCTTGGCTGCACGACCGCTTCCGCGCAGAGCTCCGCAAAATGTTCACATGCCGCCGTCGCATCGGCATCGCAGCCAACAACTGCCCCACAGCCAGCGTGGTCTTGTGA